One part of the Dyadobacter sp. 676 genome encodes these proteins:
- a CDS encoding recombinase family protein, which produces MKRGIAYLRISNDRQSNHSIAGQQMMVQSWCERNEVEIVDVFKDVGFSARNFDRPDFKRLYRFIEQHYRTVDHLLVFAFDRFSRDAGEAILAIKKLQRQFAIKVVSVSEGVTFDADDPGSFFYAGLMLLKGEDEIIRNKVRINLGIYTAKKKYGRYLGAAPFGYRNERDENRKPIIVPDTESSEIVKFIYRQFLMNVPIYLIRKEITQLGFKLQGNSAIHRILQNPVYCGLLRVKAYREHPDELVKGIHQPIIDDITWQQVQDRFKPLRPHVQLSDDLPLRGVLKCHCGLYLTGAASRGKAGNYYFYYKCKIRGHNNISAIKAHDQFQKLLTQLDLTPEVIRAIEKTSVEMFERKLNADRQLLKIKTSDYEAVKKKLYSIEEKWINNQISHETYSRWHSELNTQRQVLRENIDNLSQTQSEITRNFKLHLRKSLHMRHLYELAATPAKHQIVRMIFGNQLYYEKGSYRTPHIFYIFKDQLPLR; this is translated from the coding sequence ATGAAAAGAGGAATAGCATATCTGAGAATATCCAACGATCGTCAGAGCAACCACAGCATCGCCGGTCAGCAAATGATGGTCCAAAGCTGGTGTGAGAGAAATGAGGTGGAAATCGTCGATGTATTCAAGGACGTGGGTTTCAGCGCTCGCAACTTCGACAGACCCGACTTTAAAAGACTGTACCGTTTTATTGAGCAGCATTACCGGACAGTCGATCATCTTCTCGTATTCGCGTTTGACAGATTCAGCCGGGATGCGGGTGAAGCCATCCTCGCCATTAAGAAATTGCAACGTCAATTTGCCATAAAGGTCGTCAGCGTGTCCGAGGGCGTTACTTTTGATGCCGACGACCCAGGCAGCTTTTTCTACGCGGGCCTTATGCTGCTCAAAGGTGAAGACGAAATCATACGCAATAAAGTTAGAATCAATCTGGGCATATACACCGCAAAGAAAAAGTATGGTCGTTACTTGGGGGCCGCCCCGTTTGGGTACAGAAACGAAAGGGATGAAAACAGAAAGCCGATCATAGTTCCCGACACGGAGTCTAGCGAGATTGTCAAGTTCATTTACCGACAGTTTCTAATGAACGTTCCTATTTATTTGATCAGAAAAGAAATAACCCAACTTGGATTTAAACTACAAGGTAACAGCGCGATTCACAGGATACTGCAAAACCCTGTTTACTGTGGTCTGCTCCGCGTTAAAGCCTACCGAGAACACCCCGATGAGCTCGTCAAAGGAATCCACCAACCGATCATCGATGATATCACCTGGCAGCAAGTCCAGGACCGGTTTAAACCATTGCGACCGCATGTTCAGCTTTCAGATGACTTGCCGTTGCGAGGTGTTCTAAAATGCCACTGCGGGTTATATCTGACCGGCGCAGCTTCAAGGGGAAAAGCTGGCAATTACTATTTTTACTACAAATGCAAAATACGAGGCCATAACAATATCTCGGCTATCAAAGCTCATGACCAATTTCAAAAGCTGCTCACTCAATTGGATTTGACTCCCGAAGTGATCAGGGCCATTGAAAAGACCTCGGTTGAGATGTTTGAGAGAAAGTTGAATGCAGACCGTCAATTGCTTAAAATCAAGACATCCGACTATGAAGCCGTGAAGAAAAAGCTTTACAGTATCGAGGAAAAATGGATTAATAACCAGATTTCGCATGAGACATATTCTCGATGGCATTCAGAGTTAAATACCCAGCGCCAAGTGCTAAGGGAAAATATCGACAATTTGAGTCAGACTCAAAGCGAAATCACCAGGAATTTCAAGCTGCACTTGCGCAAGTCTCTTCACATGCGACATTTATATGAATTGGCTGCTACGCCTGCAAAACACCAGATTGTCCGGATGATATTTGGTAACCAGCTTTACTATGAAAAAGGTAGTTACCGAACGCCCCACATTTTTTACATTTTCAAAGATCAGCTACCGTTGCGGTAA
- a CDS encoding FAD-dependent oxidoreductase: protein MQKRKQVIVIGGGLAGLSTAVHLCENGAAVQLFEARACLGGADELME, encoded by the coding sequence ATGCAGAAAAGAAAGCAGGTGATCGTAATTGGAGGAGGCCTTGCCGGACTTAGCACGGCTGTACATCTTTGTGAGAACGGTGCAGCAGTCCAGCTGTTTGAAGCCAGGGCCTGCCTTGGGGGGGCGGACGAGCTCATGGAATGA
- a CDS encoding alpha/beta hydrolase yields the protein MKHRLVALLIVISAGAAQAQVTYFADLMGKGFKQATIVQPSDYEGSVTCTIIRKTTPEKSTKAVLYVHGFNDYFFQEEMAERYIREGFNFYAVDLRKCGRSWLSHQKFNNVRDLSEYYADIDTALAVIKSEGNGKVLLSGHSLGGLVVSLYASERTGREQFDAVLLNSPMFALNIKSGLKKTALPLLLKRAEKHPETNFDLGLNPLYGESLHITAHGEWSYSLGLKPFIAPPVNLGWIRAVHNGQERVSQGIQIDKPVLVLHSAKSIDEKKWSDVFFAGDAVLNVEDIARQAQNIIGQYSIQAVQGGMHDLVLSKQPVRDEVYSTIFNWAKRTVK from the coding sequence ATGAAACACCGCCTCGTTGCTCTCCTCATCGTGATTTCCGCCGGCGCAGCCCAGGCGCAGGTCACCTATTTTGCAGATTTGATGGGCAAAGGCTTCAAACAGGCGACGATCGTGCAGCCCTCCGATTACGAAGGCAGCGTAACCTGCACCATCATTCGGAAAACTACACCGGAAAAAAGTACCAAAGCGGTACTTTACGTTCACGGTTTCAACGACTATTTCTTCCAGGAGGAAATGGCCGAGCGGTACATCCGGGAAGGTTTCAATTTTTACGCCGTCGATCTGCGCAAATGCGGGCGGTCGTGGCTGAGCCATCAGAAATTCAATAACGTAAGGGACCTTTCCGAATATTACGCCGATATCGACACGGCATTGGCGGTTATCAAAAGCGAAGGAAACGGGAAGGTGCTTCTGAGCGGGCATTCCCTCGGGGGGCTGGTCGTATCGCTCTATGCAAGCGAACGGACAGGCCGCGAGCAATTCGACGCGGTGCTGCTCAATAGCCCGATGTTTGCATTAAATATCAAATCCGGTCTTAAAAAAACAGCCCTGCCGTTGCTTCTTAAACGGGCCGAAAAACATCCGGAAACGAACTTCGACCTGGGCCTGAACCCGCTTTATGGCGAGAGCCTGCACATTACCGCGCATGGCGAATGGTCGTACAGCCTGGGCTTGAAGCCATTCATCGCCCCTCCGGTAAATCTGGGTTGGATACGGGCGGTACATAACGGCCAGGAGCGCGTTTCCCAGGGCATTCAAATCGATAAACCCGTACTGGTACTGCACTCGGCCAAATCCATCGACGAAAAGAAATGGAGCGATGTTTTCTTCGCCGGCGACGCGGTGCTGAATGTGGAGGACATCGCCCGGCAGGCGCAGAACATCATCGGACAATACAGCATCCAGGCGGTTCAGGGCGGCATGCACGATCTGGTGCTTTCCAAACAGCCCGTCCGCGACGAAGTGTACTCCACCATCTTTAACTGGGCAAAGCGGACGGTGAAATAG
- a CDS encoding dipeptidase, whose protein sequence is MKRFLLLLLVPAFTHAQLAPPVMSDKARRIHEAALTIDTHADVPINMMKPGFDVAVEHDFEKDRSQIDFPRMIRGGMDGMFFAVYLGQGKRTEEANAEAKKKALAIFDKIHEAVKANPAVCGLATTSKDAYRLQKEGKRAVFIGMENGWPIGRDLSNLKFYYDLGLRYVTLSHSLNNDICDSSTDGDGPEHNGLSKFGEEVVKEMNRLGIMVDISHVSDSTFYDVIKLTKAPVIASHSSCRTLCDVPRNMTDDMIKTLAKNGGVIQINFVPGFVKKPSEPHEMSLKALRLKIRQTDLSDADKQALRDEMKAIGEKYKSDMPTVQDAVDHIEHVIRLTSVDHVGIGMDMDGGGEVIGLQDVSQIGAITEELVKRGYSAQDIEKIWGGNIMRVLDQAERVAGNL, encoded by the coding sequence ATGAAAAGATTTTTACTGCTGTTACTCGTTCCTGCGTTCACGCACGCGCAACTCGCACCACCTGTGATGTCGGACAAGGCCAGGAGGATCCACGAGGCCGCGCTGACCATCGACACCCACGCCGACGTGCCTATCAATATGATGAAACCCGGCTTCGATGTGGCCGTCGAACACGATTTTGAAAAGGACCGCTCCCAGATCGATTTCCCCCGGATGATCCGGGGTGGAATGGACGGAATGTTTTTCGCCGTGTATCTCGGCCAGGGCAAGCGTACCGAGGAAGCCAACGCCGAAGCCAAAAAGAAAGCACTCGCCATTTTTGACAAGATACACGAAGCGGTGAAAGCCAATCCGGCCGTTTGTGGATTGGCTACGACGTCCAAAGACGCCTATCGACTTCAAAAAGAAGGCAAGCGCGCCGTTTTCATCGGTATGGAAAACGGCTGGCCTATCGGCAGGGATTTGTCCAATCTTAAATTCTACTATGATCTCGGGCTGCGCTACGTTACCCTTTCGCATTCGCTGAACAACGATATTTGCGACTCTTCAACCGACGGCGACGGCCCCGAGCACAACGGATTGAGCAAATTCGGGGAGGAAGTGGTGAAAGAAATGAACCGACTGGGTATTATGGTGGACATTTCGCACGTTTCCGACTCGACTTTTTACGACGTGATCAAACTTACGAAAGCACCTGTGATCGCTTCCCATTCATCGTGCAGGACATTGTGCGACGTGCCGCGGAATATGACCGACGATATGATCAAAACACTGGCCAAAAATGGCGGCGTAATCCAGATCAACTTTGTGCCGGGCTTTGTGAAAAAACCTTCGGAACCGCATGAAATGTCGCTGAAAGCCTTACGGTTAAAGATCCGTCAGACCGACCTCTCCGATGCGGACAAGCAGGCGCTGCGCGATGAGATGAAGGCGATAGGCGAGAAGTATAAGTCGGATATGCCAACCGTGCAGGACGCGGTTGACCATATCGAGCACGTTATCCGGCTTACCAGCGTGGACCACGTAGGCATTGGCATGGATATGGATGGCGGCGGGGAGGTAATAGGCTTGCAGGATGTGAGCCAAATCGGCGCCATTACGGAGGAACTGGTCAAAAGAGGTTATTCTGCGCAGGATATCGAAAAGATCTGGGGCGGCAACATCATGCGTGTTCTGGATCAGGCAGAAAGGGTCGCCGGTAATCTCTGA
- a CDS encoding response regulator transcription factor gives MKLLLIEDEKALATSIQNYFQRENFICEWAADYRTAVEKINIYRYDCVLIDLMLPDGDGLDAVRELKRNYPETGIIIISAKNSLDDRITGLNLGSDDYLTKPFHLSELNARVQAVIRRRNFQGSQQIRFGKIQIEPQEHLVLVDGHEIILTRKEYDLLVYLIANKNRVLTKESIAEHLWGDDADLMDNFDFIYTHIKNLRKKLMDKGCPDYLKSIYGVGYKFSEQ, from the coding sequence ATGAAACTGCTGCTCATTGAAGACGAAAAAGCACTTGCCACCAGCATCCAGAACTATTTTCAGCGCGAAAACTTCATTTGCGAATGGGCAGCGGATTACCGGACGGCCGTAGAGAAGATCAATATTTACCGTTACGACTGCGTGCTGATCGATCTGATGCTGCCCGATGGCGATGGTCTCGATGCCGTCCGGGAGCTCAAACGCAATTATCCCGAAACCGGCATCATCATTATCTCCGCCAAAAACTCGCTCGACGACCGCATTACCGGCCTGAATCTGGGCTCGGACGATTACCTTACCAAACCTTTTCACCTTTCGGAGCTCAATGCGCGCGTGCAAGCCGTCATACGCAGGCGGAATTTTCAGGGAAGCCAGCAGATCCGTTTCGGCAAAATCCAGATCGAGCCGCAGGAGCATCTGGTGCTCGTCGACGGGCACGAAATTATCCTCACGCGCAAGGAATATGACCTTCTGGTGTATCTGATCGCCAATAAAAACCGCGTACTTACCAAGGAGTCCATCGCCGAGCACCTCTGGGGCGACGATGCCGATCTGATGGACAATTTCGATTTTATATACACACACATCAAAAACCTGCGGAAAAAGCTCATGGATAAAGGCTGCCCCGATTACTTGAAATCCATCTACGGCGTAGGCTATAAATTCAGCGAACAATGA
- a CDS encoding Fic family protein gives MATPSEKLADSLEALHKLQEHKTVIRTGELSRTHRERLLKNGFLREVIKGWYMPSRPEDVEGDTTGWYTSFWHFCAAYLNSRFGQDWILSPEQSLSIHGANRKVPRQLLVRSPLAHNNVLNLPYDTSIFDFRLALPAKGQMIELEGLRLYSLESALISTPPGYFTSSSTDARTALSMVRDGSDLLALLLDGGHSVVAGRLAGAFRNIGNGRIADQIIETMRAAGYDTREHDPFEDKLSSVFSFREISPYVNRVRLMWHQMRETVIAGFPVPPGGPTDPDEYLKTVDDIFVTDAYHSLSIEGYHVTPELIERVRKGEWNPDNIQADYDQKNALAARGYWQAFVAVKSSIAEILKGDNPGEVLDNDHRVWYRELFAPSVTAGLLRASDLAGYRNGQVYIRNSMHVPLNRDAVRDTMPLLFDLLKEEKEACVRAVLGHFIFVYIHPYMDGNGRIGRFLMNVMLASGGYPWTIVPLGQRKSYMQALEKASVNQDITEFTEFIAKLVKKGLKGGRVT, from the coding sequence GTGGCTACACCGTCCGAAAAACTGGCAGATTCATTAGAGGCTCTTCACAAGTTACAGGAGCATAAAACGGTCATACGAACCGGTGAACTTAGTCGAACCCACCGAGAACGGCTACTGAAAAATGGTTTCTTACGGGAAGTGATCAAAGGTTGGTATATGCCATCCCGGCCAGAAGACGTAGAAGGGGATACTACCGGATGGTACACGTCATTTTGGCACTTTTGCGCTGCCTATCTAAACAGTCGTTTTGGCCAAGACTGGATATTGTCTCCCGAGCAGTCTTTGTCAATACATGGAGCTAATCGAAAGGTTCCCCGGCAACTCCTGGTAAGATCGCCACTCGCACATAACAACGTGCTCAATCTGCCCTACGATACATCTATTTTTGACTTTCGGTTAGCGTTACCCGCGAAAGGTCAAATGATAGAATTAGAAGGGCTGAGATTGTATTCCTTGGAATCTGCGCTGATCTCGACTCCCCCTGGTTATTTTACAAGCAGTTCAACGGATGCACGCACGGCATTATCCATGGTTCGGGATGGATCAGATTTACTTGCCTTGTTGCTTGATGGCGGGCACAGTGTAGTCGCAGGGCGACTTGCCGGGGCTTTTCGCAATATTGGTAACGGCCGTATTGCCGACCAGATTATAGAGACGATGAGAGCTGCTGGCTATGACACCCGTGAGCATGACCCGTTTGAAGATAAATTGTCATCGGTGTTTTCGTTCCGTGAGATTTCCCCTTACGTTAACCGCGTCAGGCTCATGTGGCATCAAATGCGTGAAACGGTGATTGCCGGCTTTCCAGTTCCGCCTGGCGGTCCGACTGATCCGGACGAATATCTGAAAACTGTGGACGATATTTTCGTAACGGATGCTTACCATTCGCTTTCAATCGAAGGATATCACGTTACACCGGAGCTGATTGAAAGGGTTCGTAAGGGGGAGTGGAATCCTGACAATATTCAGGCCGATTACGATCAGAAGAATGCATTGGCTGCCCGGGGCTACTGGCAAGCGTTTGTAGCGGTAAAGAGTAGCATCGCTGAGATTTTAAAAGGAGATAATCCCGGCGAAGTTTTGGATAATGACCATCGTGTCTGGTACAGGGAGTTATTTGCACCGAGTGTAACAGCGGGCTTGTTAAGAGCAAGTGATCTAGCCGGATATCGTAACGGACAGGTCTATATACGAAATTCCATGCACGTACCCCTGAACAGAGATGCCGTCCGCGATACGATGCCCCTACTTTTCGATTTGTTGAAAGAAGAAAAGGAGGCGTGCGTAAGAGCGGTGCTTGGACATTTTATCTTTGTTTACATTCATCCTTATATGGACGGGAACGGAAGGATCGGAAGGTTTTTAATGAATGTAATGCTCGCCTCAGGCGGATATCCCTGGACAATTGTACCGCTCGGGCAGCGGAAGAGCTATATGCAAGCGCTTGAAAAGGCAAGCGTTAACCAGGATATCACAGAGTTTACTGAATTTATAGCAAAATTGGTTAAGAAGGGATTAAAGGGGGGGCGCGTTACCTGA
- a CDS encoding recombinase family protein, which produces MKRAIRYLRFSQVGQSNSSIERQELYTDQWLKVNGVELVDTFIDRGKSAKTFDRPDFIKLQQFIAKHFRHVDYLLVDQLDRFSRDAGEAMSMVKNLQRKYNIQVVSVSEGITFDYDTPGSFFRAGLQLLLAEEDNINRSIKVRGGLYTAKAKEGRYVYSHAPFGYKKEGERKQRRLVIDEREAPIIRYIFEAYLKNVPLYLIKKQARLLGHDRKGNMAIERILSNPAYAGMLYAEPFKEYPGGLFPATHEPIIDWASWQLVQRKMKKPSKQRTVIDDEIPLRGLLRCHCGQPLTGAASRGKSGKYFYYYKCKFTGHNNISAKKAHEQLLAALSLMSLSAARLKSVMNSCQQTIDKQRQSNLLLVAEKKKLLEQTQAKLLTVEEKWIKNEIKRDTYQRWHSEYTFEITSLKAAIGLLGKGQNEASLKIKRSLHLLTDIPEIFASANSLQKKRGYFSGVR; this is translated from the coding sequence ATGAAACGGGCAATCAGATATTTGCGCTTTAGCCAGGTGGGCCAAAGTAACAGCTCAATCGAACGACAAGAACTGTATACCGACCAGTGGCTTAAAGTCAACGGTGTGGAACTTGTTGACACATTCATTGACCGGGGCAAGAGCGCCAAAACCTTCGATCGCCCGGACTTCATCAAGCTTCAACAGTTCATTGCCAAACATTTCAGGCATGTCGACTATTTACTGGTCGATCAACTGGACCGATTCAGCCGCGATGCAGGGGAAGCAATGAGCATGGTTAAAAACCTGCAGAGAAAATACAATATTCAAGTTGTCAGCGTCTCAGAAGGAATCACTTTTGACTATGACACTCCTGGAAGCTTTTTTAGGGCAGGTCTGCAATTACTCCTTGCTGAGGAGGACAATATAAATAGAAGCATCAAGGTAAGAGGAGGACTTTATACTGCTAAGGCAAAAGAGGGGCGCTATGTATATAGTCATGCGCCATTCGGATATAAAAAGGAAGGCGAACGCAAACAAAGGCGTTTGGTCATCGATGAAAGGGAAGCCCCAATTATCAGGTATATCTTCGAGGCTTATCTTAAAAATGTTCCTTTGTACCTGATCAAGAAGCAAGCGCGTCTGCTGGGGCATGATCGGAAGGGAAATATGGCCATCGAGAGAATCCTTTCAAATCCGGCCTACGCAGGAATGCTGTATGCAGAACCTTTCAAAGAATATCCCGGAGGTTTATTTCCTGCCACGCACGAACCCATTATAGACTGGGCAAGTTGGCAGTTGGTTCAACGCAAGATGAAAAAGCCCTCGAAACAAAGAACAGTAATCGACGACGAAATTCCGCTAAGAGGACTTCTCAGGTGCCATTGCGGACAACCGTTAACGGGCGCAGCTTCTCGTGGCAAATCGGGGAAATACTTTTACTACTACAAATGTAAATTTACCGGGCACAACAACATCAGTGCAAAAAAGGCCCATGAGCAGTTACTGGCTGCGTTGAGTTTAATGAGCCTTTCTGCCGCCCGTTTGAAATCGGTCATGAATAGCTGCCAGCAAACGATTGACAAGCAACGCCAATCAAATCTGCTACTTGTGGCTGAGAAGAAAAAGCTTCTGGAGCAAACCCAGGCAAAATTATTGACCGTCGAAGAAAAATGGATCAAAAATGAAATTAAACGCGATACCTACCAGAGATGGCATTCAGAGTACACATTCGAAATTACCAGCCTGAAGGCGGCCATTGGTTTGTTAGGTAAGGGCCAAAATGAAGCATCTTTGAAAATCAAAAGAAGCCTGCACCTGTTAACCGATATTCCGGAAATTTTTGCCAGTGCTAACAGCTTGCAAAAAAAGAGAGGTTATTTCTCTGGTGTTCGATAA
- a CDS encoding NUDIX domain-containing protein, with the protein MAENLTDSHKYNLWKNRLTANGLDIHRIDELYTRRNGHGEVLFSLLYTDATTPEGNKIPPICFLKGEVVSVLVCFIDVVSREKYLLLVQQRRICDGSMTYEHPAGMLDSESDAASVAAREVFEETGIAVDKSQLISVNSEPFYPSTGTSDEAMYMFYCELELTSEAIRSYHDTVQGLLSDHEYIKTYVVPFEEGHKLITNVNGVLLDYLYLKSVGDWELLKKL; encoded by the coding sequence ATGGCAGAGAATCTGACGGATTCCCATAAATATAACCTCTGGAAAAACCGGCTGACAGCGAACGGTCTGGATATCCACAGGATAGACGAACTTTATACACGCCGCAACGGTCATGGCGAAGTGCTGTTCTCGCTGCTGTACACCGACGCCACTACGCCCGAAGGGAATAAAATCCCGCCCATTTGCTTTTTGAAAGGCGAGGTGGTGAGTGTTCTGGTCTGTTTCATCGATGTGGTTTCCAGGGAAAAATACCTTCTTCTGGTGCAGCAACGCCGCATCTGCGACGGCTCGATGACCTACGAGCACCCTGCCGGCATGCTCGACAGCGAAAGCGATGCCGCCTCCGTAGCCGCACGCGAAGTTTTCGAGGAAACCGGTATTGCCGTCGATAAATCGCAGCTGATCAGTGTTAACAGCGAGCCCTTCTACCCCTCGACCGGCACCAGCGACGAGGCCATGTACATGTTTTATTGCGAGCTGGAACTCACTTCGGAAGCGATCCGGTCCTATCACGATACCGTCCAGGGCCTGTTATCGGACCACGAATACATCAAAACCTACGTTGTACCTTTCGAAGAGGGCCACAAACTGATCACGAACGTAAACGGCGTGTTGCTGGATTATCTTTATCTGAAGAGCGTGGGCGACTGGGAGTTACTGAAAAAGTTGTGA
- the glgB gene encoding 1,4-alpha-glucan branching protein GlgB produces MAKSTGKKKTNATIDPAEDAGIPVAAQSVNAVETISRFTDFDIHLFRQGKHYKLYDKLGSHVMEVNGVVGTYFAVWAPNATYLSVIGNFNGWNHGSHSLAPRWDSSGIWEGWIPNVGVGEVYKYYIISQNGQHLEKSDPFALWCEVAPRTASIVWDTWYEWGDAEWMKVRKEKNKLNAPISVYEVHLGSWQRDPSNPERHLTYKEIAAGLVPYVKEMGFTHVEFMPVMEHPYAPSWGYQITGYFSCSSRMGTPQELMYLVDQLHQAGIGVYMDWVPSHFPGDLHGLFRFDGTALYEHEDPRKGYHPDWKSYIFNYGRNEVRSFLISNAIFWLDRYHSDGLRVDAVASMLYLDYSRKHGEWIPNEFGGRENLEAISLLREMNVAVYTEFPDIQTIAEESTAFPGVSRPVFVGGLGFGMKWMMGWMNDTLKYFEKDPTFRKWHQDQLTFSLVYAFSENFMLPFSHDEVVYGKKSLINKMPGDEWQRFANLRLMFTYMFTHPGTKLMFMGGEFGQTSEWNFQQSLDWHLLEFAPHKGMSECVKALNRLYKEEPALFDYSFSHDGFEWIDTQDRENSVLVYARKSSDPSRNLIIALNLTPVPRKGYRVGVISEGTWQEIFNSDAEQFGGSGIINYDPVTAQVHQWHGKAHSLILDLPPLGAVVLRKVAQKQK; encoded by the coding sequence ATGGCTAAGTCAACCGGAAAGAAAAAAACAAACGCAACCATCGATCCCGCCGAAGACGCCGGCATCCCTGTCGCGGCCCAATCGGTGAATGCTGTGGAAACAATTAGCCGTTTTACAGACTTCGATATACACCTGTTCCGTCAGGGAAAGCATTACAAGCTTTACGATAAGCTGGGCTCGCATGTGATGGAGGTTAACGGGGTGGTAGGGACCTATTTCGCGGTTTGGGCACCCAACGCGACCTACCTGTCGGTGATAGGGAACTTCAATGGCTGGAACCACGGCAGTCATTCGCTGGCGCCCCGGTGGGACAGTTCGGGAATTTGGGAAGGCTGGATACCGAATGTGGGGGTAGGAGAGGTTTACAAATACTACATTATCTCACAGAACGGGCAGCATCTCGAAAAGTCGGACCCTTTTGCGCTCTGGTGCGAGGTAGCGCCTAGGACGGCTTCCATCGTTTGGGATACCTGGTATGAATGGGGGGACGCCGAATGGATGAAGGTGCGCAAGGAAAAGAACAAGCTGAACGCACCGATCTCCGTCTATGAAGTGCATCTGGGCTCCTGGCAGCGCGACCCGTCGAACCCCGAGCGGCATTTGACCTACAAGGAAATCGCGGCGGGCCTGGTGCCCTATGTAAAGGAAATGGGCTTTACGCACGTGGAGTTTATGCCGGTGATGGAACATCCCTATGCGCCGTCGTGGGGGTACCAGATAACAGGCTATTTTTCATGCTCGTCGCGCATGGGCACGCCGCAGGAACTGATGTACCTGGTCGACCAGTTGCACCAGGCGGGCATCGGCGTGTATATGGACTGGGTACCTTCGCATTTCCCGGGTGATTTGCACGGCCTGTTCCGTTTCGACGGCACGGCGCTTTACGAGCATGAAGACCCGCGCAAAGGTTACCATCCCGACTGGAAAAGCTATATTTTCAATTATGGCAGAAATGAGGTCCGCTCGTTTTTGATCAGTAACGCTATTTTCTGGCTCGACCGGTATCATTCCGACGGCTTGCGCGTGGATGCGGTGGCCTCGATGCTCTACCTGGATTATTCCCGCAAGCACGGGGAATGGATCCCGAACGAATTTGGCGGCAGGGAGAACCTGGAAGCGATATCGCTCCTGCGGGAAATGAACGTGGCCGTTTATACCGAATTCCCCGACATACAAACCATTGCCGAGGAATCGACCGCATTCCCGGGCGTATCGCGGCCTGTTTTTGTGGGAGGCCTGGGCTTCGGTATGAAGTGGATGATGGGCTGGATGAACGATACTTTGAAGTATTTCGAAAAAGACCCCACATTCAGAAAGTGGCATCAGGACCAGCTCACTTTCAGTCTGGTATATGCGTTTTCTGAAAATTTTATGCTCCCATTCTCGCACGACGAGGTGGTGTATGGCAAGAAATCGCTGATCAACAAGATGCCGGGCGATGAATGGCAGCGGTTTGCGAACCTGCGCCTGATGTTCACGTATATGTTCACCCACCCGGGCACGAAGCTGATGTTTATGGGCGGGGAGTTCGGGCAGACTTCGGAATGGAACTTCCAGCAGAGTCTCGACTGGCATTTGCTCGAATTTGCGCCGCATAAGGGCATGAGCGAATGTGTAAAAGCGCTGAACAGGCTTTACAAGGAAGAGCCGGCACTTTTCGACTACTCATTCTCGCATGACGGCTTTGAATGGATCGATACCCAGGACCGGGAAAATTCGGTGCTGGTGTACGCAAGAAAATCCTCGGACCCGTCGCGCAACCTTATTATCGCGCTCAATCTCACACCGGTGCCGCGAAAAGGTTACCGTGTAGGCGTTATTTCGGAGGGAACCTGGCAGGAGATATTCAATTCGGACGCGGAACAATTCGGCGGAAGCGGCATCATCAATTACGATCCGGTGACCGCACAAGTGCACCAGTGGCACGGGAAGGCCCATTCGCTGATCCTCGATCTGCCACCGCTGGGTGCTGTCGTGCTTCGGAAAGTGGCACAGAAACAAAAATAG